The region TGAGATGTTGGGTTAAGTCCCGCAACGAGCGCAACCCCTACCTTCAGTTGCCAGCATTCAGTTGGGCACTCTGGAGGGACTGCCTATGAAAGTAGGAGGAAGGCGGGGATGACGTCTAGTCAGCATGGTCCTTACGACCTGGGCTACACACGTGCTACAATGGATGGTACAACGCGCAGCCAGCCCGCGAGGGTGAGCGAATCGCTGAAAGCCATCCCCAGTTCAGATCGGAGTCTGCAACTCGACTCCGTGAAGTTGGAATCGCTAGTAATCGTGGGTCAGCATACCGCGGTGAATACGTTCCCGGGCCTTGTACACACCGCCCGTCACACCATGGGAGTACGTTGCAGTTGAAACCGCCGGGAGCCGTAAGGCAGGCGTCTAGACTGTGGCGCATGACTGGGGTGAAGTCGTAACAAGGTAACTGTACCGGAAGGTGCGGTTGGATCACCTCCTTTCTATAGGTCACGTCGACAACACCAGATGCGTTCACAAGTGCCTCGGACTGAAAAGTCCGAGGCACTTTTCTATTGGCAGGTCGTGTCCCGCAGCAAGGCATTGGTCCGACACCAATAAATTCAGAGTGTTGTGATGCTGACTGCCTAGAATCAGTATGACCATGCAGCATAACAATGCCTCCCGTTCCCTGGCGGATCTCACTGGAACAGAACCCCATGTCCTTTATCAGGTAGGGCAGAATGTGGCGGCCCTGCAAAGTCACCTGAGCCGTCAGCCGTCTCTGCGCATCGTTCTACTCCGTATGACCCCGCCGATGGTAATGGCAATCCATGGGCAACGCCTGATGCGCCCATCATCGCCATTACGTCTGGACTCGGATATGAGCCACCGCTCACACCTGAATACCTTGATGCATGCAGAACTCGGCGTTCATAGTGTCAGTCCAGCCTCGATCTTGCAGGCTGGCAAAGTCTTTGAAATTCGGGGCGCCGATCTGGAACGTATCAGTGAAGCTACCCGGGCTGTGGCAGCTGCACGTGATGTGGAACTTCAGACGGACGGAGCAAAGCGCCGAGGTATTTTGGCTCGCTTGAAGCCAGCTGTTGGCAGCAGGAAGCCAGGGGTACAGTCAGCTATGACAGGGTTGCTTGAGGTTATATCTGAGGCGCGTGGGCATCAGCTGGATTCCGATCATTTTTCTGCTTCTGCTGAGCAAATAAATTGGGAAGACGTATAAGGGGAATTCGACCGCTGAGGTTATGTATAGCTGGTGTCTTTTTGGAGCTTAGTCCCAGGAATGACGTGGTTGAGCCGCCCGCCCCGAAGAATTGTGGGCTCCGCAAGTGGAAATAGAGTAGAGCGCAGGCTCTGATCAAAACGCTAGATGCCAATCTACGTGGCACTTGTCACAAATACTAAGTGCTTAATGCCATTCAGGCGCGTCAACGTCTTCCGGCTGAAGAGCTGGATGGCATCGCGCAGCGTTGCTCAGCTCCAGGCGAGCGCTGGCGAGCATATACCATCTGTTTTCTTCTGCTCTGATCAGGATGGGACTCAGCAAATGAACAGGACTCAAGCAATATCCCCGACCCTCTTTAGTCCCTGCACAGGAAAGACAGTTTGAAACTTGTCACACTTCATGGGACAGGAAGTCTGAAGTCCTGTCTGGGAGGTTGGTTATGAAAACCATCCAGGACACAATCGGAGACATGAAGCACAAGGTGCAGCATGCCGAGGCACGCACAGAGCTGAAAACAGCTGCCCAATTGCAGAAGGAGTTTGCTAAGCAGCAGGCCAGCATGGTTGCCGTACTTGGCCGGCAGCAAAAGGAACTCCAGCAGGTTCAGCAGGAGCTGGAGGAGATGCGGCGCAAGCACTCCTCAGAAGGTGGCTTCCCGTGGGGGATGCTTCTGATTGCCGGGGGTGCATATGCCCTGTACCGGACAAACCCCTCTGTCAGACAGACGGTGCAGGATCTTCTGAAGCGCGTCAATCCTGGTATTGAAGGAAATCTGACGCGGGCTGGAGACGCAGTGGCTGGCATGGCACAGGGCGATAAACCCGGTACTGCGTTGCGTGCGGCGGGAGGCGAATTGAAGAGAGCTGGAGAGAAAGCGGTCGACTCAGCGGAGGATAAGCTCAAGTAGTTTTTTCCTGTATTTAGAGTCCGGATATCAGCATCGGAAAATGAACGAGCCTTGTCTTAATCATCGAATTTTGGTCGAGTGGATCAGGGGCTGATTCCAGACCAAGCATCCTAATATTCTATCTTGAATACAAAAACCCCCGGTTTTGCGGGGGTTTTGTTGGCGCGCCCTGTAGGACTCGAACCTACGACCGACCGCTTAGAAGGCGGTTGCTCTATCCAGCTGAGCTAAGGGCGCACGTATGGTTTTGCCTGTGCTGAGCGTGGCTTTCAGCCTGAAGACTATAACATGCCAAGCTGGATCTGAGTTCAATAAAAAAGACCCCCTGGTGGAGGTCGTTTCTTATTCCTGGAGCGGGATCACGGATTCGAACCGAGGCCAGAAGCTTGGAAGGCTGCTGTGCTACCACTACACCAATCCCGCTAAAGCGCGTGTGCTGCCCACAGGGCAATCTGGTCGAGGCGACAGGATTCGAACCTGCGACCCCTTGGTCCCAAACCAAGTGCGCTACCGGCCTGCGCTACGCCTCGTCTGCACACGCGCGTTCGGAACTATAGCAGACTTTCTGTGCAGCCGCCTAGTGTGATCCGGCGTATGCTGGCTTATTGATGAGTGCAGCCCCGCGTCTGAAAACCTACCTCGACCTGGTTAAGTTTGAACACACCGTGTTTGCGCTGCCGTTTGCCTATGCTGGAATGCTGCTGGCCAGCATGCAGAGCAATGGAACCGGCTGGCCCGGCTGGCATACGCTGCTGTGGGTCACGCTGGCTATGGCTGCCGCCCGCACTGCCGCGATGGGTGCCAACCGGGTCATCGACCGTTACATCGATGCGGGAAACCCGCGTACAGCGCAGCGTGAGGTACCTGCAGGCAAGGTCAGTCCGGCGCAGGCCTGGGTTCTGGTGGGGGTTAGTCTGACGGTGATGGCTCTGGCAGCGGCGCAGCTCAATCCGCTGTGCCTGGCCCTGATGCCGTTAGCGGTCGTATTTCTGATCGGCTATCCCTATACCAAGCGCTTCACCTGGCTCTGTCATGCCTGGCTGGGGATCACCGACGGAGCCGCGGCCGCTGGGGGCTGGATCGCGGTGACTGGAGAGTTTGCTCCCGGGGCCTGGGTCCTGTGGGCCGTTGTCATCTTTTGGATGATCGGTCTGGACGTGATCTACGCAACGATGGACCATGACTTTGACCTGAAAAACGGGATTAAAAGTATCCCGGTACGGTTCGGTATCGCGCGGGCACTGCGTATCGCGGCGGCAAGCCACACGCTGACCTTTGCGCTGCTGGTCCTGGTGGGCATCGTGACTGGTGCCAGCGTCTGGTATTACCTGGCTGCGCTGGCGATGGGCGGCATCCTGCTCTATGAGCACCGTATCGTGAATCCGCAGGACCTGACTCGGGCCAATGTGGCTTTTTTTGACGCCAACATGTGGCTGGCGCTGACCATGCTCGCCGGAGTGGTCGTGGATGTGGCGTGGCGAACGCTGACTTAAGGGGCATCCACGACTTAAGGGCTCTGGTGCCCCCGGAAGCCAGGGAAGCGTTCGTCCAGGGTGACGAGCGCTGGGCTGCAACCCTGCTGGGCCGTGCCCGTGACGACCATCAGCCCGGAAGCCTGCCATGGGCGGTTCTGGAACGCCTGCTGGGGCTGGTCCTGATCCATGTCCTGCGGGAAGTTGAGGGTACCTTTGCTCTGGAAAGGGCCGATCCTGTGCTGGACGCCGCCGGAATGCCGCGTCCTACCCTGGGCTGGCTGGAGGCAGACGGCCTGAGCGACGATGGCCCGCTAGAATCTCCCTGATGCGCGCGTGTGGAGGGCTGGCTTGACACTTGAAAATTCCGAGAGCGAGTTCACGGCGCGTTTTGCGGAGTATGCCGCACAGGGAACGCTGTATCCCCAGCGAGAGGGCAGCCCTTTGATGGAATTTTCTGCTGGTGGCCGGGTGCTGTACCTGTTCGACCGCAACGGTCCTTATGCCGCTAAGGCTGGACCCGCACATGTCATCGTGCATGGCGTGCTGGAACCTGAAGCCCTGACTCTGCTGCCTGGCCCCCAGCAGGAAAAGCTTGCCCTGGTGGGGGTCTCAGCCCTGGAAGGCCAGGGGCGGGTGCTGGCCATCTCGCGGCAGATCTGCGTGGTCCAGGCTCGCATTCCGCTGGTGTTGGCTGCCTTCACCCCTCTGCCTCAGTGCCGGCCAGAAGACTGGGTGAGTTTTCGTACAACAGCCCCACTGCATGGTTTTGTACTCGGTTGAAAGCTAAAGAACGCTGACAGGCACGGTAACCAATCTTTCATTCTCATAGAGATTTAGATAAGATGAATGCCTTCCTATGCGCGAACTTCTGCTTCCCCTCCCCCCACCTCAGGAACTGGAAAGTATCCGTGCCTGCCTGGTGATGGTTGATCTGGTTGGAAGCACAGGGATCGCGCATCGCCTTCCGCTTTCGCATTACATGGCCCTGATGACTGAGTTTGTACAGGTGATGATTCTCAGTTTTGAGGCCTCAGGTGGCGAGGTATTGCAACATCAGGGGGACGCCGTGCTGGCCCTGTGGCCAGCTGACCGGACTCCTCACGCCGCACAGGCAGCGCTGCAGGCCCATGAACGTGCTGCCCGAATCGGCCTGGCTCAAATGCTTGGTCTGCCCCTTCATTTACGGGCTGGTGTGGCGGTTGGGGAAGTCATTACCGGTGTTGTGGGAGGGCAGCCCAGTGCATACGGCCTGCCGGTTAACTATGCGCGTCGCCTGTGCGAAGCCTGTCAGCCCGGTGAAACGCTGGCCTGCGGGGGTGTGCTGAAGCATCTGGAGCCTGCTCAACAGAGCGGCTCCCACCATGTGCTGGAACTTCAGGGCTTTGGGCACAATTGCCAGGCTCATAGTCTCATTCCTCTGGCCGCTCAACGCACTGCCTGACCGGGCGGTTGTTGTGAACGCCTGGAAGCCATGCTGGTCCCGGGCTGATGACGGCCATGAATTTGGATTAAGCCCCGCGGGCGGCTTCTCATGAGAACGCTTCATACACTAGCGTCCATGGAACGCAAACCGCTCGTCCTCGTTATCGAGGATGAAAAAGACATTGCCCGCTTTATCGAACTGGAACTTGCCGCTGAAGGCTATGCCACCGAGGTGGCCTTTGATGGTGTCACCGGTCTGTCGAAATTTCGTGAAGTCAACCCTGATCTGGTGATCCTGGATTTGATGTTGCCGGTGCTTGATGGTCTGGAAGTGGCCCGCCGTATCCGGAAGACCAGCAACACGCCGATCATCATCCTGACCGCCAAAGACGGTATTCAGGACAAGGTCGAGGGCCTGGACTCCGGGGCCGACGATTACCTGATCAAGCCGTTTTCTATCGAGGAACTGCTGGCCCGCGTGCGCGCCCACCTGCGCCGTGTGAACCCGGCCGTGACCGGCGAGGTACGCGTCGCCGACCTGGTCATGAACCTCGATGGCCGTGAGATCTTCCGTGGAGGCCGCCGTGTGGAGTTGTCGGCCAAGGAATTTGAACTGCTCGAACTGCTGGCCCGCAACCCGGGCAAGGTGTTCTCGCGCTTTGAGATCGAAGAGAAGGTCTGGCCGGAATACACCGGGGGCAGCAACGTTGTGGACGTGTATATCGGTTACCTGCGCCGCAAGCTTGAAGAGGGTGGAGAGCGCCGCCTGATTCACACAGTCCGCGGCGTAGGATACGTACTGCGCGAAGAGTAACCATGCCGCTCCGCTGTGCCCTGTCGTGCAGGCGATCAGGGCGAGGTTGTGCGCACGCTCCTGCTTCTGAAGGCAGTATCTTCACGCACATGCTGGAGGTGCTGTGGTAAGCCTGCGCTGGCGCCTGACGTTGTTCTATACGGCGCTGCTCGCCGTGCTGCTGACCGTGGTGGCCGTCGCAGCGCTGTACATGATGCGCACCAGTCTGATCAGAGGTCTGGACCGGGAACTACAGGACACCTACAGCAGTTTCACGGCGGTGGCGTCCACGCTGAATCTGGGCAGCAGAAACGCCCAGGTGGTGCGGGATGAGAGCGGTCAGCCGATTATTCTGCGTTACCAGTTCCCGTCCTCGTCCATTCAGGTCGAGGAGTTGTCGTTTTACGATCTGCAGAGCCTGACAAGCGAGTTGCAGACCGCACGGACAGCGCCGGAGCGTGCGCGGCTGCTGGGCTTTCTGCGGGCCATGATGAATGCCAGCCGTCAGGTGATCGCCATTGATCCCACACAGCCTATCCGGCTGGAGGATCAGGAGCTGATACAGCTGATCGAGGCTCCAGACGGTCAGTTGCTGATGAACCGTCTGGTCAAGGAGACATTCAAGAAAGAGCCTACGCTGATGCGCGTGCTGGTGCGGCTGGGCCCGGTCCAGTTGCATCCGGCTCCCCTGGGCAGTCCCGAGGACACCAGTCAGACGCTGGCAGTCACCTATGTCGGGCGGAGCCTCGATGAGATCAGCGATACGCTGGCCCAACTCCGGAGCGTGATCATGCTGCTGTTCCTGGCCGGACTGGCGTCAGCAGGTACCGGAGCCTATCTGCTGGCCGGGCAGGCGCTGAGTCCGCTGCGGCAGGTTCAGCGTGCCGCCGAGCGGATCGGTGGCCAGAACCTTGGAGAGCGGGTTCCGGAACCTCAGACGGACGACGAGGTACAGGCCCTCGCCCAGGCGCTCAACGGGATGCTGGGCCGCCTGGAGCAGAGCTTCGAGTCTCAGCGCCGCTTTACCAGCGACGCCAGCCATGAGCTGCGCACGCCTGTCACGGCCATCAGTGGTCACGCGAGCTATCTGCTGCGCCGCACAAGTCCAACGGGGCAGCAGGCCGAAAGCCTCAAGATTATTCAAAGTGAGTCCGAGCGGCTGACGAACCTGATTGCCAGCCTGCTACAACTGGCGCGTTCAGACAGTGGAGCCCTGGTGCTGAACAAGGCGCCTATCTTCTCTACCCTGTTCCTCGGCGAGATCTCCCGGGAACTGGCCCCACTGGCGCAGGCGCAGCAGACCACGCTGGACGTATCCGGGCAGGACATTCCCTTCGAGGGGGATCCGGACCGGCTCAAACAGGTGATCATCAATCTGGTTGGCAACGCCCTGAAAGCCGGGGCGCGCACCGTGACGCTGCGCAGCGCCCTGGAGGACGGGGGCACCCAGGTACACCTGAGGGTGCAGGACGACGGGCCGGGCATCCCGGAAGATCAGCTGGAGCGTCTCTTTGACCGTTTCTACCGCCTGGAAGACAGCCGCAGCCGGGACCAGGGCGGCGCTGGCCTGGGCCTGAGCATCGCCAAGGGCATTGTTGACGCGCATGGCGGGCGCATCTGGCTGGAAAGCACCCTGGGCCAGGGCACCACTGCGCACGTGCTGTTGCCGGTCGGCAATGTGCCGGTTCTCGACGAGGACGACGTCCCGTGATCCACGCCTCGTAAAAAAGCAGCCAGCCGCTGGAGAGCCTCTCCGGCGGCCTTTGTCCGGGTCTGCCTACCCCAGCATCAGGGCGTGAAATTCCTCCATCAGAGACTCGGCTTCCAGAGTGGTGCGCGCCACCACGAAAATAGTGTCCTCTCCGGCCAGGGTGCCCACGATATCGTCGCGCCGCAGGCGGTCAAGCAGCAGCGCCACGCCGGTGGCATGTCCGTCGGCGGTGCGGATGACCAGCATGTTCTCGCCGCGGTCCACGTCATGCACGAAGTTCTGGAACAGACGCCCGAGTTCTTCCTCGACGTCGGTGTGGCCAGTCATCTGCGCCAGGGCATAGCGGTGACGCCCCTTGCCGATAGGCAGGCGCACCAGCCTCAGCTCGTTGATGTCGCGGCTGATGGTGGCCTGGGTAACCTGAATGTTATCGGCGCGCAGGCGCTGCACGAGTTCGCCCTGGGTGCTGATGCTCTCCCGGGCGATGATGTCCTGAATACGTTTCTGACGCTGCTCTTTGCTGAGTTCCTTGCTGACCACCTTCCAATATTATGTATATGCAGTGAATAATTCAATCACTGAGGGTGGGGATCAGCTGCCGCGCCTCGTTCAGGAGCCGCCGGGCCACCTCACGCTTGCTCAGGCGTGGCCAGGACTCGGAGGTGCCATCGGCGCGGACCAGCGTGACCTCGTTGTCGTCGCCTCCAAACGCAGTGCCCTCGCGGGTGGGATAATTGAGCAGGATAAAGTCTGCATTCTTGCGCTGGGCCTTCAGGGCTGCGCGCTCGATTCCGGCATGCGTCTCCATGGCAAAGCCAACCAGCACCCGGCTGCCCTTGTCGCGTCCCAACTCAGCCAGGATGTCCGGATTGGGGGTCAGGTGAATGGTCACGTCTCCGGCCACCTTGGCCTGTTTTTCGGTGGCGGCGCTGGCTGCGCGGTAATCGGCCACCGCTGCTGTCATGACCACGATTCCCGCGTCACGCCCCGCTTCCACCACGGCGTCACGCAGCTCCAGCGCGCTTTCGATGCGCACCACATTTATGCCTGGAGGGTCGGCAAGAGTGACCGGTCCGGTCACGAGGGTGACCTGCGCGCCACGGTCGCGGGCTTCCTCGGCCACTGCGAACCCCATCTTCCCGCTGCTGGGGTTGCTGATAAAACGCACCGGGTCGAGGTACTCGCGTGTCGGTCCGGCGGAAACGACCACCCTCACGCCTTTCAGATCCTGCGCAGTCGGGGCCTGGTAAGGGGAGAGCAGGGCCAGGGTGGCTGCCACAATGTCCTCCGGCTCGGACATGCGGCCCACGCCACTTCCCTCACCGCGTGTGCCAAAGGCACCAGTCTCCGGACCCAGGAAGCTGTGACCCCAGCCGCGCAGGCGGTCGGCGTTGGCCTGCACCGCCGGGTGGCGCCACATCCGCTCGTTCATGGCCGGAACCCACAGGACTGGTCCCTCCACGCTGAGCAGGGTGGCCAGCGCCAGATCGGCGGCGTGTCCGCCTGCGGCGCCGGCCAGCAGCTCGGCCGAAGCGCCCACCACCACCACGGCGTCGGCCCGGGCCAGCGCCAGGTGCTGAGCGTCCGGGCGCGCGGCAAACCAGGTCTGGTCCGTGGCCACGGTTCCATCGGCTGCGGTGGCCAGACTGAGCTCGGTGATAAAGGCCAGGGAGGCGCGGGTGGCAATCACCTGCACCTGAACGCCTCCTTCCCGCAGCCGACGCAGCACCGAGGGCGCCTTTACTGCTGCCATGCTGCCGCCCACAATCACCAGCACGGTTTTTAAGGCCGGGGCCTGAGCTTGCTCAAGAGTCACCTGGACAGTGTAGGTCGGGGACGCAAAGGAGCAGTGGTATGGCCCGGCGCGACCTCAGGCGTCCGGGTCCCGTGAACACCAGAATCGCGCTTGATGCCGCGCTGAAAGCACTCTACGCTGCGGTGGGCGGGCCGGCGAACAGCGTGTGACCGCTTTAGCTCTCCGCACAGGTATACTGCGCGGGTTATGCGTACGGTGACGGTAGGGACGCGCGGTTCAACTCTCGCGCTCGCTCAGACCCGGTGGGTGGTCGCCCGCCTGAAGGAGGAATGGCCCGACACGGACTTCCGGATTCAGACCATCAGCACAAAAGGCGACCGAAACCGCGAAAGTCTGGAAGCAATGGCTCAGAAGGGCGACAAGGGGTTCTGGGTCAAGGAAATCGAAGACGCCCTGCTGCAGAAACGGATTGATATCGCGGTACACAGCCTCAAGGATCTTCCCACCGAACAGCCCGAGGGGCTGGAGGTGGCCAGTATTCCCAAGCGTGTGGATGCCCGTGACGTCCTGATTGGCAAGGAAGGCATGAAGCGCCTCGCGGACCTGCCTCAGGGTGCGCGGGTCGGGACCAGCAGTGTGCGCCGCAAGGCCTTCCTGCGGGCTTACCGTCCGGACCTTCAGGTCATCGACCTGCGCGGGAACATCGACACCCGGCTCGCGGCCCTGGCCGGAGACGAGTACGACGCGATTATCCTGGCTGCTGCAGGACTGATCCGTACCGAGATGCGCCACCGTATCGACGAGTTTGTCGAGCCTGACATTCTGCTGCCGGCTCCGGGCCAGGGAGCGCTGGCCCTTGAAACCCGCTCGGGTCCTGAAAATGACCTGACTATTGAAGTGGCCTATGCCATTCACGACCACGGCACCGACGACCGCATCACCGCCGAACGTGAATTCCTGGCTGGCCTGGGTGCAGGGTGCATGGCCCCGGTAGGCGCGCATGCCAGCATCAAGGGTGGCGTGCTGACCCTGGAAGGCTGGGTTGGCGCCCTGGACGGCAGCAAGGTGATTCGCGCCACCAGCATTGGCGATCCCGCCGAGTGTGCCGACATTGGTGCGGAACTGGCCGGAGACATGCTGGGTCAGGGTGCCCAGGCGCTGATCGACGCTGCGCGCGAGTAACCGTCAGGTGACCGCGTCATGAGAACCAGACCGTGAAGGTGACCGGCCGCCACGCGGCCCTGGCGTTACTGGCCACCGTGCTGTGGATCGCCATCGGGCTTTACAAGCGGGTCCAGGATGGTCAGCCGTTTCTGGAGGCGACCTGGGCTGAACTGCCGCTGGGTCTGGTGGTGTTCGCAGTGTCCCTATGGTGGGTATCGCGTCAGCGGCACTGAAGGTCTGTCCGGTGAAGAGCAGGCAGAATGCGTGAGATGAAGCGACTTGCGGTGATTCATACAGGGGGAACCATTGCCAGCCGGCCTAATCCGAATGGCC is a window of Deinococcus deserti VCD115 DNA encoding:
- the coaBC gene encoding bifunctional phosphopantothenoylcysteine decarboxylase/phosphopantothenate--cysteine ligase CoaBC, with protein sequence MLVIVGGSMAAVKAPSVLRRLREGGVQVQVIATRASLAFITELSLATAADGTVATDQTWFAARPDAQHLALARADAVVVVGASAELLAGAAGGHAADLALATLLSVEGPVLWVPAMNERMWRHPAVQANADRLRGWGHSFLGPETGAFGTRGEGSGVGRMSEPEDIVAATLALLSPYQAPTAQDLKGVRVVVSAGPTREYLDPVRFISNPSSGKMGFAVAEEARDRGAQVTLVTGPVTLADPPGINVVRIESALELRDAVVEAGRDAGIVVMTAAVADYRAASAATEKQAKVAGDVTIHLTPNPDILAELGRDKGSRVLVGFAMETHAGIERAALKAQRKNADFILLNYPTREGTAFGGDDNEVTLVRADGTSESWPRLSKREVARRLLNEARQLIPTLSD
- the mqnP gene encoding menaquinone biosynthesis prenyltransferase MqnP; its protein translation is MSAAPRLKTYLDLVKFEHTVFALPFAYAGMLLASMQSNGTGWPGWHTLLWVTLAMAAARTAAMGANRVIDRYIDAGNPRTAQREVPAGKVSPAQAWVLVGVSLTVMALAAAQLNPLCLALMPLAVVFLIGYPYTKRFTWLCHAWLGITDGAAAAGGWIAVTGEFAPGAWVLWAVVIFWMIGLDVIYATMDHDFDLKNGIKSIPVRFGIARALRIAAASHTLTFALLVLVGIVTGASVWYYLAALAMGGILLYEHRIVNPQDLTRANVAFFDANMWLALTMLAGVVVDVAWRTLT
- the argR gene encoding arginine repressor, encoding MVSKELSKEQRQKRIQDIIARESISTQGELVQRLRADNIQVTQATISRDINELRLVRLPIGKGRHRYALAQMTGHTDVEEELGRLFQNFVHDVDRGENMLVIRTADGHATGVALLLDRLRRDDIVGTLAGEDTIFVVARTTLEAESLMEEFHALMLG
- the hemC gene encoding hydroxymethylbilane synthase, whose product is MRTVTVGTRGSTLALAQTRWVVARLKEEWPDTDFRIQTISTKGDRNRESLEAMAQKGDKGFWVKEIEDALLQKRIDIAVHSLKDLPTEQPEGLEVASIPKRVDARDVLIGKEGMKRLADLPQGARVGTSSVRRKAFLRAYRPDLQVIDLRGNIDTRLAALAGDEYDAIILAAAGLIRTEMRHRIDEFVEPDILLPAPGQGALALETRSGPENDLTIEVAYAIHDHGTDDRITAEREFLAGLGAGCMAPVGAHASIKGGVLTLEGWVGALDGSKVIRATSIGDPAECADIGAELAGDMLGQGAQALIDAARE
- a CDS encoding adenylate/guanylate cyclase domain-containing protein, giving the protein MRELLLPLPPPQELESIRACLVMVDLVGSTGIAHRLPLSHYMALMTEFVQVMILSFEASGGEVLQHQGDAVLALWPADRTPHAAQAALQAHERAARIGLAQMLGLPLHLRAGVAVGEVITGVVGGQPSAYGLPVNYARRLCEACQPGETLACGGVLKHLEPAQQSGSHHVLELQGFGHNCQAHSLIPLAAQRTA
- a CDS encoding sensor histidine kinase, with protein sequence MVSLRWRLTLFYTALLAVLLTVVAVAALYMMRTSLIRGLDRELQDTYSSFTAVASTLNLGSRNAQVVRDESGQPIILRYQFPSSSIQVEELSFYDLQSLTSELQTARTAPERARLLGFLRAMMNASRQVIAIDPTQPIRLEDQELIQLIEAPDGQLLMNRLVKETFKKEPTLMRVLVRLGPVQLHPAPLGSPEDTSQTLAVTYVGRSLDEISDTLAQLRSVIMLLFLAGLASAGTGAYLLAGQALSPLRQVQRAAERIGGQNLGERVPEPQTDDEVQALAQALNGMLGRLEQSFESQRRFTSDASHELRTPVTAISGHASYLLRRTSPTGQQAESLKIIQSESERLTNLIASLLQLARSDSGALVLNKAPIFSTLFLGEISRELAPLAQAQQTTLDVSGQDIPFEGDPDRLKQVIINLVGNALKAGARTVTLRSALEDGGTQVHLRVQDDGPGIPEDQLERLFDRFYRLEDSRSRDQGGAGLGLSIAKGIVDAHGGRIWLESTLGQGTTAHVLLPVGNVPVLDEDDVP
- a CDS encoding response regulator transcription factor produces the protein MERKPLVLVIEDEKDIARFIELELAAEGYATEVAFDGVTGLSKFREVNPDLVILDLMLPVLDGLEVARRIRKTSNTPIIILTAKDGIQDKVEGLDSGADDYLIKPFSIEELLARVRAHLRRVNPAVTGEVRVADLVMNLDGREIFRGGRRVELSAKEFELLELLARNPGKVFSRFEIEEKVWPEYTGGSNVVDVYIGYLRRKLEEGGERRLIHTVRGVGYVLREE